A genomic stretch from Candidatus Methylomirabilota bacterium includes:
- a CDS encoding heme-binding protein, with protein sequence MAGITLHQATTLVEAALRKARESGGAPLAGAVLDDGGRLKAFAREDGAGIIRPQIAMAKAGGALGLGVGSRALARRVAEQPQQQPFFTALSAMSGGRVVPAAGGVLIRDGSGALIRRGRNLRRRFGQGRGPAALAGIEAAKLAGHWLRVLS encoded by the coding sequence GTGGCCGGGATCACCCTGCACCAGGCGACAACCCTCGTGGAGGCGGCGCTCCGGAAGGCTCGGGAGTCGGGCGGTGCGCCGCTGGCGGGGGCCGTCCTCGACGACGGGGGGCGCCTGAAGGCCTTCGCCCGGGAGGACGGCGCCGGCATCATCCGTCCCCAGATCGCCATGGCCAAGGCCGGGGGCGCGCTCGGGTTGGGCGTCGGGTCCCGGGCGCTGGCGCGCCGGGTGGCCGAGCAACCCCAACAGCAGCCTTTCTTCACCGCGCTCAGCGCCATGTCCGGGGGGCGGGTGGTTCCGGCGGCGGGCGGTGTGCTGATCCGCGACGGCAGCGGCGCGCTGATCAGGCGCGGTCGGAATCTCCGGCGACGTTTCGGACAAGGACGAGGCCCGGCAGCGCTGGCCGGCATCGAGGCGGCCAAGCTCGCGGGCCACTGGCTAAGAGTCTTGAGCTAG
- a CDS encoding MASE1 domain-containing protein: protein MAAAYVVAGKLGLQLAFVHASATAVWPPTGIALAAFLVRGYHVWPGILLGAFLVNITTVGSVATSMGIATGNTLEGVVGAYLVNTFANGSRALDRARDIFKFAVLAGVVSTTVSATVGVTSLTLGGFASWAAYGSIWWTWWLGDAAGALIVAPPLLVWSVNRRWRWPREQGWEALLLVLSLLLVGQVVFGGWLPTGINNSPLEFLCVPLLVWAAFRFGQREAATATVALSALALWGTLHGFGPFARGTPNESLLLLQVFMGTIAVTTMTVAAVVAERRDAEKQREGLMDSLKTLRGLLRICSYCNKIRNDQGLWIRLEAYIQEHSEAKFTHGLCPECAQRHYPQLYPG from the coding sequence GTGGCCGCCGCCTACGTCGTCGCCGGCAAACTCGGCCTCCAGCTGGCCTTCGTACACGCCAGCGCCACCGCGGTCTGGCCACCCACGGGAATCGCGTTGGCTGCCTTCCTCGTGCGCGGCTATCACGTCTGGCCGGGCATTCTGCTGGGCGCCTTCCTGGTGAACATCACCACGGTGGGCTCGGTGGCCACCTCGATGGGCATCGCGACCGGGAACACGCTGGAGGGTGTGGTGGGCGCGTACCTGGTCAACACATTCGCCAACGGCTCCCGAGCGCTGGATCGCGCGCGGGACATCTTCAAGTTCGCGGTCCTGGCCGGCGTCGTGAGCACGACCGTGAGCGCCACCGTCGGCGTCACCAGTCTCACGCTCGGTGGCTTTGCCAGCTGGGCCGCGTACGGATCGATCTGGTGGACGTGGTGGCTGGGTGACGCGGCCGGCGCCCTGATCGTGGCTCCGCCGCTGCTGGTCTGGAGCGTCAACCGTCGTTGGCGGTGGCCGCGCGAGCAGGGATGGGAGGCCCTGCTCCTGGTCCTGTCACTCCTGCTGGTGGGTCAGGTCGTGTTCGGCGGGTGGTTGCCGACCGGTATCAACAATTCTCCGCTGGAATTCCTGTGTGTCCCGCTTCTCGTGTGGGCGGCGTTCCGGTTCGGTCAGCGCGAGGCGGCGACGGCGACGGTGGCCCTGTCCGCCCTGGCGCTCTGGGGCACGCTGCATGGTTTTGGGCCGTTCGCCCGGGGGACCCCCAACGAGTCCCTGCTGCTGTTGCAGGTGTTCATGGGGACCATTGCGGTGACGACCATGACCGTCGCGGCGGTCGTCGCCGAGCGCCGCGACGCCGAGAAGCAGCGCGAAGGCCTGATGGACAGCCTCAAGACGTTGCGGGGCCTGCTACGTATCTGCAGCTACTGCAACAAGATCCGCAACGATCAGGGCCTGTGGATCCGGCTGGAAGCGTACATCCAGGAGCATTCCGAGGCCAAGTTCACGCACGGGCTGTGCCCCGAGTGCGCGCAGCGGCACTACCCGCAGCTCTATCCCGGTTAG